The Halarsenatibacter silvermanii genome includes a region encoding these proteins:
- a CDS encoding flagellin, with protein MRIQTNIESLNAYRNLSETNRQQSQHMERLSSGFRINRAADDAAGLSISEQMRGQIGGLDQATENAQDATSLIQTAEGALNESHEILQRMRELSVQAANDTLTEQDRGEIQREMDQLAAELTRIGETTEFNTQELLEGSFEDNIFHIGANEGQNIDMDISDMRANALDVVSDIEALGVELDNIDGFNTQDVEQYYDVTGDYTARQIDGLDGLDDTDGELGTLADGDIDAEFNVVEVEDGVEIGDTTYDYALEGREDGEADDGQIYAVSEDGDTWSELDTERTSIEDIEDGDLDDGGEVSFGGEVTSGIVHLDGDDGADLSGASMQGVELDGVDTDEVWGAEWDHNVDNDLTIYANPDDPETESVTLSTDGLNADETLTINENDPFEVDDSGISGDVTTDIDNVDWETESVTWDISQYDGDIVEDEDGNLVIEGAEEFTEVTVEDGETTITFEADAYADQNSWIEGGTNYTLSFDDVAAEEGDTLDVTANVDEDGDIESFDASIIDSADEESFENLGLEPGEFEAVEDEEYGSIIEDDDGVMIAQFDEEEGAYFAVEEEDGEMVMTDEEVLNPDDDRALVDGTLLEVGGTDVETQEAADAAISTIDEAITSVSEQRGELGAVQNRLEHTVSNLEVASENLQAAESRIRDTDMAAEMTDFTTTQILEEAGTAMLAQANQAPQNVLQLLG; from the coding sequence ATGAGAATTCAAACGAATATTGAATCACTCAACGCTTACAGAAATCTGTCGGAGACTAATAGGCAACAGTCACAGCACATGGAACGATTAAGTTCTGGCTTTAGAATTAACCGCGCAGCTGATGATGCAGCTGGTTTATCTATCAGTGAGCAGATGAGAGGTCAGATTGGAGGTTTGGACCAGGCAACTGAGAACGCACAGGATGCCACATCACTCATCCAGACAGCAGAGGGTGCACTGAATGAATCACATGAGATTCTGCAGAGAATGAGAGAACTATCCGTACAGGCTGCTAACGACACTCTGACCGAGCAGGACAGAGGTGAAATTCAACGGGAGATGGACCAGCTGGCTGCAGAGCTTACCAGAATCGGCGAAACCACTGAATTCAACACACAGGAACTGCTGGAAGGCTCCTTTGAAGATAATATCTTCCATATAGGTGCCAATGAAGGTCAAAACATCGATATGGACATCTCTGATATGAGAGCCAATGCTTTGGATGTTGTAAGTGATATTGAGGCATTGGGTGTAGAACTGGATAATATTGATGGATTCAATACACAAGATGTTGAACAATACTACGATGTAACCGGTGATTATACGGCAAGACAAATTGATGGTCTTGATGGTTTAGATGATACTGATGGAGAGTTAGGCACTTTAGCTGATGGTGATATTGATGCTGAATTTAATGTAGTTGAAGTAGAAGATGGTGTTGAAATAGGTGACACTACGTATGATTATGCTCTAGAAGGTAGAGAAGACGGTGAAGCAGATGATGGCCAGATATATGCTGTAAGTGAAGACGGTGATACTTGGAGTGAGTTAGATACGGAACGCACAAGTATTGAAGATATAGAAGATGGAGACTTAGATGATGGAGGCGAAGTTAGCTTTGGTGGAGAAGTCACCTCAGGTATAGTGCATTTAGATGGCGATGATGGCGCCGATTTAAGCGGTGCTTCGATGCAAGGTGTGGAACTTGATGGCGTAGACACCGATGAAGTTTGGGGTGCTGAATGGGACCATAATGTCGATAATGATTTAACTATTTATGCAAATCCTGATGACCCTGAAACTGAGAGTGTGACCCTTTCAACAGATGGTTTGAATGCAGACGAAACCCTAACAATAAATGAAAATGACCCCTTTGAAGTAGATGATAGTGGTATATCTGGAGATGTTACCACCGATATCGATAATGTTGATTGGGAAACAGAATCAGTCACCTGGGATATCTCACAGTATGACGGTGATATAGTTGAAGATGAAGATGGTAATTTAGTCATCGAAGGAGCAGAAGAATTCACCGAAGTTACGGTAGAAGATGGCGAAACAACGATTACTTTTGAGGCTGATGCTTATGCTGACCAAAATAGCTGGATAGAAGGCGGAACTAATTATACACTTAGTTTCGATGATGTAGCAGCTGAGGAAGGCGATACACTGGATGTTACAGCAAATGTAGATGAAGATGGAGACATTGAATCCTTCGATGCATCCATAATAGACAGCGCCGATGAAGAATCATTTGAAAATCTGGGTTTAGAACCTGGCGAGTTTGAGGCAGTTGAAGATGAGGAATATGGTAGTATTATAGAAGATGATGATGGCGTTATGATAGCACAATTCGATGAAGAAGAGGGAGCATATTTTGCCGTTGAGGAAGAAGATGGCGAAATGGTAATGACCGATGAAGAAGTATTGAATCCAGATGATGATAGGGCTTTAGTTGATGGTACTTTACTAGAAGTAGGAGGAACTGACGTTGAAACTCAGGAAGCAGCAGATGCAGCCATAAGCACAATAGATGAAGCAATAACTTCAGTCTCCGAACAGCGTGGCGAACTCGGTGCCGTACAGAATAGACTCGAACACACAGTATCCAACCTGGAAGTAGCCAGCGAGAACCTGCAGGCTGCTGAGTCAAGGATACGCGACACAGATATGGCAGCAGAGATGACCGACTTCACCACAACTCAGATACTGGAAGAAGCCGGTACAGCCATGCTGGCACAGGCTAACCAGGCTCCTCAGAACGTACTTCAGCTTCTCGGCTAA
- the fliD gene encoding flagellar filament capping protein FliD has protein sequence MVQGVSFDGMATGLETDEIINQLMEIERQSIVRQQQDIEEVESEREVWQQINQNLVDFDNTFSALDNEDIYQDREAISGDEEVMTVDAEPGAQPATYRDMRVEHRARANSFMADEAVWDVEDLDVEGTEEALGLDGDFQLSLAEDENTEVNINIEEEDSLADIRSSINQEAGDIAGARIVRGRLLIEAAETGDENAIAWEDTGDDEILETLTLSQDEHTEARDAEFQIEGMTETSATNENIELTDDVTIDLVGESAEEETFDIEVREDTAQFDETINEFVESYNEVQTHLSEMTDEEQPLQGDVTARRLQSSLRNAVMGAVEDIGEVNEEIFSLGEMGIEIDAASSETGDFDGLMSIADEGEFNQALDHHMDEVQNLFLGDEEAGVDGLIDRVNEQVETYVRERAHESGLIGDREDSLENEIGRIEDSIAREERRMESREERLRERFTRMETAVYEAQQQQQQVMSQIQQLGSASFSDMMM, from the coding sequence ATGGTACAGGGAGTATCATTTGACGGTATGGCCACAGGATTGGAAACAGATGAAATAATAAATCAGCTGATGGAGATAGAACGTCAATCCATCGTCAGACAGCAGCAGGACATAGAAGAGGTTGAGAGCGAAAGGGAAGTATGGCAGCAAATAAATCAGAATCTAGTTGACTTTGATAATACATTCTCCGCCCTGGATAACGAGGATATCTACCAGGATAGAGAGGCTATCTCCGGTGATGAGGAAGTCATGACAGTAGATGCCGAGCCGGGGGCACAGCCTGCAACCTATAGAGATATGAGAGTTGAACATCGGGCTCGTGCTAATTCTTTTATGGCCGATGAAGCTGTATGGGATGTTGAAGATTTGGATGTAGAGGGTACCGAGGAAGCGCTGGGTTTAGATGGTGATTTCCAATTATCGCTGGCTGAAGACGAAAATACGGAAGTGAATATAAATATAGAGGAAGAGGACAGCCTTGCTGATATCAGAAGCAGCATCAATCAGGAGGCGGGAGATATAGCTGGAGCCAGAATAGTTAGAGGTAGACTATTAATAGAAGCAGCCGAGACTGGAGATGAGAACGCCATAGCCTGGGAAGATACTGGTGACGATGAAATACTGGAGACTTTAACTCTAAGTCAGGATGAACACACCGAAGCCCGGGATGCTGAGTTTCAGATAGAGGGTATGACGGAAACCAGTGCCACCAACGAGAATATAGAATTAACCGATGATGTTACTATCGACCTTGTGGGCGAAAGTGCAGAAGAGGAGACATTCGATATAGAGGTTAGAGAGGATACAGCCCAGTTCGATGAGACCATTAATGAGTTCGTAGAGAGCTACAACGAGGTACAGACTCATCTTTCTGAGATGACCGATGAGGAACAGCCTCTGCAGGGAGACGTTACCGCTCGAAGACTGCAGAGTTCCTTAAGAAACGCTGTCATGGGAGCTGTAGAAGACATAGGTGAGGTAAACGAGGAAATATTTAGCTTGGGCGAGATGGGCATAGAAATTGATGCAGCCAGCTCAGAAACAGGTGATTTTGACGGGCTTATGAGCATAGCTGATGAGGGAGAGTTCAATCAGGCCTTAGACCACCACATGGACGAAGTACAGAACCTGTTTTTAGGAGATGAAGAAGCAGGAGTAGATGGCCTCATTGATAGAGTCAACGAGCAGGTAGAGACCTACGTGCGTGAGAGAGCTCATGAAAGTGGTTTGATTGGTGATAGAGAGGATAGCCTTGAGAACGAGATTGGCCGCATAGAGGATAGCATAGCACGGGAAGAAAGACGGATGGAAAGCCGGGAAGAAAGACTTAGAGAACGGTTTACTCGAATGGAGACGGCAGTCTACGAAGCCCAACAGCAACAGCAGCAGGTAATGAGCCAGATACAACAGTTAGGTTCGGCCAGCTTCTCGGACATGATGATGTAA
- a CDS encoding flagellar protein FliT, with product MVNDNLRLYYQLYDLSRQQNEAIQEKDVDEVLSILQDKKEIIEELEGINVEEEIRAHQNPEETLSELQELMEKLNKLEEENVDLMEEHMTSLAQEIKSLADGRKTMEGYSQSQSSQKKSEGKVIDEKG from the coding sequence ATGGTTAATGATAACCTCAGACTATATTATCAACTGTACGACTTAAGCCGCCAGCAGAACGAGGCCATCCAGGAAAAGGATGTGGATGAGGTCTTGTCTATCCTCCAGGATAAAAAGGAAATCATAGAAGAACTCGAGGGTATAAATGTAGAAGAGGAGATACGAGCCCATCAAAACCCCGAGGAGACTCTCAGTGAACTTCAAGAGCTTATGGAGAAGCTGAACAAGCTGGAGGAGGAAAATGTTGACCTCATGGAAGAACACATGACCTCTCTAGCCCAGGAGATTAAATCGCTGGCCGACGGGAGAAAAACGATGGAAGGTTACTCGCAGTCCCAATCCAGCCAAAAGAAGTCTGAGGGTAAGGTAATAGACGAAAAAGGATAA
- the flgL gene encoding flagellar hook-associated protein FlgL, translating to MRITQGVMVNNMKNNLQHNMQRLDDYSQQLSSGQKFRFPSEAPIKAARSMDLGGDIASSEQFEENINRAQAWIETTESAMDDAVNVIHRARELTIQGANDTLTADERENLASEMRQLREELISISETRHGDRHVFSGQRTDEAPFDDEGNFVGDHKNILRQISPGVEMAVNVDGEQAFGSAIDALDNVIDDLEGGSARIYSNQIQSGPLGKDFGDINGEEINMEIEVYDPEAGETESFSIGEADLVEDDEDVADLTRSEFANRVNDKINEELETENERYARLRNNRIEFRSPGTGDEAELSIDFVDDGGDSVDLSESPLGELLFEGSEYAEEDGMGEFRDVNGPRMLGESDIEDFDDALDDNLAMRADLGARMNRLEMTEGRLEDNTINLRELLSENQDTDMAETIMEMRMEESVYQASLATGARIIQPTLVDFLQ from the coding sequence ATGAGAATAACTCAGGGCGTAATGGTAAACAACATGAAAAATAATCTGCAGCACAATATGCAGCGGCTGGATGATTACAGCCAGCAGCTTTCCTCCGGTCAGAAATTCAGGTTTCCTTCGGAGGCTCCCATCAAGGCGGCCAGAAGCATGGATTTAGGCGGTGACATCGCCAGCAGCGAGCAGTTTGAAGAGAACATCAATAGAGCTCAGGCCTGGATTGAAACTACCGAAAGCGCCATGGACGATGCGGTAAACGTGATACACCGGGCCCGGGAGCTTACTATACAGGGAGCCAATGATACGCTTACAGCAGATGAGCGGGAGAATCTGGCCAGTGAGATGAGACAGCTGCGGGAAGAACTTATCTCGATTTCTGAGACCAGGCACGGCGACAGGCATGTTTTCAGCGGTCAGAGGACTGATGAGGCGCCTTTCGACGATGAGGGCAATTTTGTCGGTGATCATAAAAATATATTGAGGCAGATAAGTCCGGGCGTGGAGATGGCTGTGAATGTCGATGGTGAGCAAGCTTTCGGCAGCGCAATCGATGCTCTGGATAATGTGATAGATGATCTGGAAGGAGGCAGCGCCCGCATATACAGCAATCAGATCCAGTCTGGACCGCTGGGAAAGGATTTTGGTGATATAAATGGAGAAGAGATAAATATGGAAATAGAAGTATATGATCCAGAAGCTGGAGAAACTGAGTCTTTTAGTATAGGCGAAGCTGATCTGGTCGAAGATGACGAAGATGTAGCTGATCTCACACGCAGCGAATTTGCGAATCGTGTCAATGATAAAATTAACGAAGAACTGGAAACTGAAAACGAAAGATACGCCAGGCTGAGGAATAATAGGATCGAGTTTCGTTCTCCCGGAACAGGGGATGAAGCTGAACTAAGCATAGATTTTGTTGATGATGGTGGTGATAGTGTTGATCTGTCAGAGTCTCCTCTGGGAGAACTGCTCTTCGAGGGCAGCGAATATGCAGAAGAGGACGGTATGGGTGAATTTCGTGATGTCAACGGTCCGCGAATGCTGGGCGAAAGTGATATTGAAGATTTTGATGATGCGCTCGATGATAATCTTGCTATGCGGGCGGATCTGGGAGCCAGAATGAACCGGCTGGAGATGACTGAAGGCCGGCTGGAGGATAATACGATAAATCTGCGTGAACTGCTTTCGGAAAATCAGGATACCGATATGGCTGAGACGATTATGGAGATGCGCATGGAGGAGTCGGTTTATCAGGCTTCGCTGGCTACGGGAGCGAGGATAATTCAGCCGACGCTGGTTGATTTCTTGCAATAA
- the fliD gene encoding flagellar filament capping protein FliD has translation MVQGIALTGMASGIDTDEITEQLIQIERSSIRRLELQKENAQNEKKVWQSINQVMNEFDNSISSLRRTTTFTSRTARSNDENIITATASRNATRGSYRVEVDQLAQSHRVAGENLHELNLDIELDEGEELNIHTELGLEGTFELNDMEFTVEENMSLDDIRTLINAESEEADIEAEIMNETLILNHAEMGAENEISFTDTDNILQDLGVMEENNGELDFQQELRQSQDSIFFVDGLRVEKSINEGIEDVIENVTLNLQEVSEESVTITVENDSERTLDAVRSFVESYNELIDNLREEMGEGDMLQGDTTIRRLNSGIRRMLTNTVFLDSEEYDFRNLADIGIEIDADGLASGFTGEMRLDEDVLTDAIDTDPEGVQALFTAREDDEGVQGVAERVSDSIQSYIQYGGILDSRERSLESRVNRLDRRIDSEERRVERREGQIRSNFGRMEVALNQMQAQRSWLSGQIQQLNSIRNYRD, from the coding sequence ATGGTACAGGGCATAGCACTTACAGGCATGGCTTCTGGTATAGACACCGACGAGATAACAGAACAGTTAATACAGATTGAAAGAAGCTCTATAAGAAGACTTGAGCTACAGAAAGAAAACGCACAGAATGAGAAAAAAGTCTGGCAGAGTATAAATCAGGTAATGAACGAGTTTGACAACAGCATATCTTCACTTAGACGGACCACTACATTTACCAGCAGAACTGCCAGGTCCAATGATGAGAATATAATTACCGCCACCGCCAGCAGAAATGCTACGAGAGGCAGCTACAGAGTAGAGGTCGACCAGCTGGCTCAGTCCCACAGAGTGGCGGGGGAGAATCTGCACGAGCTCAATCTGGATATCGAACTGGATGAGGGTGAAGAGTTAAACATCCATACTGAGCTAGGTTTAGAAGGCACATTTGAGCTGAATGATATGGAGTTTACCGTAGAAGAAAATATGAGTCTCGACGATATCAGAACTTTAATCAACGCTGAAAGCGAAGAGGCGGATATAGAAGCGGAGATTATGAACGAAACTCTGATATTAAATCATGCGGAGATGGGAGCGGAGAACGAAATATCCTTTACAGATACGGATAATATTCTACAGGATTTGGGAGTAATGGAAGAGAATAATGGTGAGCTTGATTTCCAGCAGGAATTAAGACAGAGCCAGGATTCTATCTTTTTTGTCGATGGCCTTAGAGTGGAGAAGAGCATTAATGAGGGTATAGAGGATGTAATAGAGAATGTCACACTTAATCTGCAGGAAGTAAGCGAGGAAAGCGTCACAATTACTGTAGAAAATGACTCGGAGAGAACGCTGGATGCAGTGAGAAGTTTCGTGGAAAGCTATAACGAGTTAATCGATAATTTACGCGAAGAGATGGGCGAAGGCGATATGCTGCAGGGAGATACCACAATTAGAAGACTCAACTCCGGTATCAGGCGCATGCTGACCAACACCGTATTTCTGGACAGCGAAGAGTATGATTTTAGAAATTTGGCCGATATAGGCATAGAGATAGATGCAGATGGTTTAGCTTCCGGTTTCACGGGAGAAATGAGGCTGGATGAAGATGTGCTCACGGACGCTATAGACACCGACCCTGAAGGTGTTCAGGCCCTTTTCACCGCCCGCGAGGATGATGAAGGCGTACAGGGAGTGGCCGAAAGGGTAAGCGATTCCATTCAATCCTACATTCAGTACGGCGGCATACTGGATTCCCGGGAGCGCTCGCTGGAGAGCAGGGTAAACAGATTAGACAGAAGGATAGACAGCGAAGAACGCCGCGTGGAACGCAGGGAGGGGCAGATTAGAAGCAACTTTGGCCGCATGGAAGTGGCTTTAAATCAGATGCAGGCTCAAAGAAGCTGGCTATCAGGACAGATACAGCAATTAAACTCCATCAGGAATTACAGAGACTAA
- a CDS encoding flagellar protein FlaG, whose product MRVESTSNTEAVREASSNPQQREAQDTQDAPQSPESPDAADAPTAEDLTETREQEAPVELEIDGVEPRRRLREDRLDRDLDDLVADYLEGELDRLNDFVRAFDKRFDFQIHEESNDYFIQVWDIVEDELIREIPPEDVLDLAARLDEMIGIIFDERR is encoded by the coding sequence ATGAGAGTAGAATCCACATCAAATACGGAAGCTGTCCGCGAAGCAAGCTCAAATCCGCAGCAGAGAGAAGCACAAGATACTCAGGATGCACCCCAATCACCCGAATCACCTGACGCTGCCGATGCACCAACTGCCGAGGATTTGACGGAAACCAGAGAGCAAGAAGCACCGGTTGAACTGGAAATAGACGGAGTTGAACCGCGAAGAAGACTGAGAGAGGATAGACTCGATAGAGATTTGGACGATTTGGTGGCCGATTACCTGGAGGGCGAGCTGGATAGATTAAATGATTTTGTTCGGGCATTTGATAAACGGTTTGACTTCCAGATACACGAGGAATCCAACGACTATTTTATCCAGGTATGGGATATTGTAGAGGATGAGTTGATTAGAGAGATACCGCCCGAGGATGTGCTGGACTTGGCGGCCAGACTGGATGAGATGATAGGTATAATCTTTGATGAGAGAAGGTAA
- a CDS encoding DUF6470 family protein, with translation MDISSIQINQQSGQLGIDIQPHQLEIEGRLDRLEITSDSPQVQLESQSININIDMTEMRQDMGIYNFSDRMQMRVQESFEVALEAIGRYGEIGDRLMDFQNNDIADIAFEEMLDDDVRVEVEYLSPPEFQVEGPELELNLDPAQYEAVSEGEGRLNRPEYRFEPGSINIYLRQEPGMEIIPPGSEVDERA, from the coding sequence ATGGATATTTCCAGCATTCAGATAAATCAGCAGTCCGGTCAACTGGGCATAGATATCCAGCCCCATCAGCTGGAGATTGAGGGGCGGCTGGACAGGCTGGAAATAACTTCTGACAGCCCGCAGGTGCAGCTCGAGAGCCAATCCATTAACATCAATATTGATATGACCGAGATGCGTCAGGATATGGGGATTTATAATTTTAGCGACCGGATGCAGATGCGGGTGCAGGAGAGCTTCGAGGTGGCTTTAGAAGCTATCGGCCGCTACGGGGAGATCGGGGATCGGCTGATGGATTTTCAGAATAACGATATCGCCGATATAGCTTTTGAGGAGATGCTGGATGATGATGTTCGGGTGGAAGTTGAATATCTGTCGCCGCCGGAATTTCAGGTGGAGGGTCCTGAGCTGGAGCTCAATCTGGACCCGGCTCAATACGAAGCTGTAAGCGAGGGAGAAGGAAGGTTAAACCGTCCGGAATACAGATTTGAACCGGGTTCTATCAATATTTATCTGAGGCAGGAGCCGGGGATGGAGATTATTCCTCCCGGCAGCGAGGTGGATGAGAGAGCTTGA
- the fliW gene encoding flagellar assembly protein FliW — translation MATREVETQEFGTIKIEEDEIITFPRGLPGFDDAHEFILKPLKKESPFLILQSLDYSELAFVTLEPVSFTDSYEFEINQATQELLEIEKEEEVGVVVIINLEGENNRIYANLSAPVVINVEKNLARQVILDQDHYPLRHPIELKPIKEGSA, via the coding sequence ATGGCAACGCGAGAAGTGGAGACGCAGGAATTTGGCACGATCAAAATCGAGGAAGATGAGATAATAACTTTTCCCCGGGGACTCCCCGGCTTCGATGATGCCCACGAGTTTATATTGAAGCCGCTCAAAAAAGAATCGCCTTTTTTGATTCTGCAGTCGCTGGATTATTCGGAGCTGGCCTTTGTGACTCTGGAGCCGGTTAGTTTTACTGACAGTTATGAATTTGAGATAAATCAGGCCACCCAGGAGCTTCTGGAGATAGAAAAAGAGGAAGAAGTGGGGGTTGTGGTGATAATTAACCTGGAGGGTGAGAATAATCGCATTTATGCCAACCTTTCGGCGCCGGTTGTTATCAATGTGGAGAAAAATCTGGCCCGTCAGGTGATACTCGATCAGGATCATTATCCGCTGCGGCATCCCATCGAACTCAAGCCTATTAAGGAGGGGAGCGCCTGA
- the csrA gene encoding carbon storage regulator CsrA, protein MLVLTRKKDEKIMIGENIEIQVLSIEGNQVQIGIEAPRSIEVHREEIYERIRQENVEAAKAAGFKKLGELTVDSGEDDEKRE, encoded by the coding sequence ATGCTGGTGCTTACCCGCAAAAAAGATGAAAAGATCATGATAGGAGAAAATATAGAAATTCAGGTGCTGTCGATCGAGGGCAATCAGGTTCAGATTGGGATAGAGGCTCCGCGTTCGATTGAGGTGCACCGGGAGGAGATTTATGAGAGAATACGTCAGGAGAACGTAGAAGCGGCTAAAGCTGCTGGATTTAAAAAGCTGGGAGAGCTGACGGTTGACAGCGGCGAAGATGATGAAAAAAGGGAGTAA
- a CDS encoding heme NO-binding domain-containing protein, which translates to MKSLGENILHVIDNSTNEEDVILKGTLVKAMQEMVENEHGQNMWQRIIETSMLGDDFDVNILADVEDEKFKNLLNTTAEVLDISKKEAMDRFAHYFILEYALDTFAINMYFSQSDSAREFLLKMDDVHRRLTKNIDDASPPRFDYEKKDDGSLLMTYNSERGMFELFKSLAEAVGEYFNDDLRIREAGKNTVEIKFS; encoded by the coding sequence ATGAAGAGCTTGGGGGAGAACATTCTGCACGTAATAGATAATTCCACCAACGAGGAGGATGTTATCTTGAAAGGAACACTGGTGAAGGCTATGCAGGAAATGGTCGAGAATGAGCACGGCCAGAATATGTGGCAGCGGATTATAGAAACGAGCATGCTCGGTGATGATTTTGATGTCAATATTTTAGCCGACGTCGAGGACGAGAAATTCAAGAATCTATTAAACACTACAGCCGAGGTGCTGGATATATCCAAAAAAGAGGCGATGGACAGGTTTGCTCATTATTTTATCCTGGAATACGCACTCGATACCTTTGCCATAAACATGTACTTCAGCCAGAGCGACAGCGCCAGGGAGTTTCTGCTCAAGATGGACGATGTTCATAGGCGCCTCACCAAAAACATCGATGATGCCAGTCCTCCCAGATTCGATTACGAAAAAAAAGACGATGGCAGCTTGCTGATGACCTATAACTCCGAGAGAGGTATGTTCGAATTGTTTAAATCCCTGGCCGAGGCGGTAGGAGAGTATTTCAATGACGATTTGAGAATAAGAGAAGCTGGTAAGAACACTGTGGAGATAAAATTTTCCTGA
- the fliS gene encoding flagellar export chaperone FliS, whose translation MNRGYNGYNNNGIGGNGNNGNGGNGEVNGAGTYGQNGNTAQKYQKTSIETADDGKLVVELYKGAIKFMKLARKQIEEENPMEANNLLIRVQNIITELMNTLDFEQGGELAANLEALYDYMLNELVQANLDKDAERIKNVEDMMMQLLESWQEAAKEARKEKRRQEKVRISAEGQ comes from the coding sequence ATGAATAGAGGTTACAACGGCTATAATAACAACGGCATCGGCGGCAACGGAAATAATGGAAACGGCGGCAATGGTGAAGTTAATGGAGCAGGAACCTACGGCCAGAACGGCAATACCGCCCAAAAATACCAGAAGACATCCATCGAGACAGCTGATGACGGCAAGTTAGTTGTTGAATTATATAAAGGTGCGATTAAGTTCATGAAACTGGCCAGGAAGCAGATTGAAGAGGAAAATCCTATGGAAGCCAACAATTTACTTATCAGAGTGCAGAATATAATCACGGAACTTATGAACACACTTGATTTCGAACAGGGTGGTGAGCTGGCTGCCAACTTAGAGGCATTGTATGATTATATGCTCAATGAGTTAGTCCAGGCCAACCTGGATAAGGATGCCGAAAGAATAAAAAATGTTGAAGATATGATGATGCAGCTTCTGGAATCCTGGCAGGAAGCCGCAAAAGAGGCCCGGAAAGAAAAAAGACGCCAGGAGAAGGTAAGAATAAGTGCAGAGGGACAATAA